The following coding sequences are from one Methanobrevibacter olleyae window:
- a CDS encoding sirohydrochlorin cobaltochelatase, with protein MNDKVILVVSFGTSYNNNRALTIGAIEKDIRDKFPDYDVRRAFTSQMVINILKKRDDLSIDNVKQALERAVNDGVKTVIIQPTHVMDGTEYNFKIKDEVENFKDKFENITIADPLLIADDDFEDLISSITSKNDCDDDTAIVFMGHGSPAESNRVYTKLQEMLQEKDFNNYYIGTVEAKPDFGDVLAMIKQGDYKKILLKPLMVVAGDHAQNDMAGDEEDSWKSMFKVEGYGVECVVEGLAQSQDIRDVYIKHAQKAIDDLN; from the coding sequence ATGAATGATAAAGTAATATTGGTTGTTAGTTTTGGAACTTCTTATAATAATAACAGAGCTCTTACTATTGGAGCTATTGAAAAGGATATTAGGGATAAATTTCCAGATTATGATGTTAGGAGAGCATTTACAAGTCAAATGGTAATAAACATATTGAAAAAACGTGATGATTTATCTATTGATAATGTTAAACAAGCTCTAGAAAGAGCTGTAAATGATGGTGTTAAAACAGTAATCATTCAACCAACTCATGTTATGGATGGTACTGAATATAATTTTAAAATTAAAGATGAAGTAGAAAATTTTAAAGATAAATTTGAAAACATTACAATAGCTGACCCTTTATTAATAGCTGATGATGATTTTGAAGACTTGATTAGTAGTATAACTAGTAAAAATGACTGTGATGATGATACAGCTATTGTTTTCATGGGTCATGGATCCCCTGCTGAATCTAATAGGGTTTATACTAAATTACAAGAAATGCTACAGGAGAAAGATTTTAATAATTATTATATTGGTACTGTTGAAGCAAAACCTGATTTTGGGGATGTGTTAGCTATGATTAAACAAGGTGATTATAAGAAAATTTTATTAAAGCCTTTAATGGTTGTAGCTGGCGACCATGCTCAAAATGACATGGCTGGAGATGAAGAAGATTCATGGAAATCTATGTTCAAAGTAGAGGGCTATGGAGTAGAATGTGTTGTAGAGGGATTAGCTCAATCTCAAGATATTAGGGATGTTTATATTAAACATGCTCAAAAAGCTATTGATGATTTGAATTAG
- a CDS encoding precorrin-8X methylmutase, which produces MKIELEQVEPAEIENRSFEIIESELPHEIDSQLAPIIKRAVHTAADFDYVDNLCFSDDVVNKALEAIKNGASIVTDTQMVKAGINKAELKKHGGEVFCFMSDDDVKEMAKKNHSTRARSSMDKAAQLDKPLIFAIGNAPTALIRLYELIQNNELKPELIIGVPVGFVNVVQSKELIMQCDVPYIVARGRKGGSNVAAAISNALLYMLRD; this is translated from the coding sequence ATGAAAATTGAATTAGAACAAGTTGAACCAGCTGAAATTGAGAATAGAAGTTTTGAAATCATAGAATCTGAATTGCCTCATGAAATTGATTCTCAATTAGCACCTATAATTAAAAGAGCTGTTCACACAGCTGCTGATTTTGATTATGTAGATAATTTATGCTTTTCAGATGATGTTGTAAATAAAGCATTGGAAGCAATAAAAAATGGAGCTTCTATAGTAACCGATACTCAAATGGTTAAAGCAGGTATTAATAAAGCAGAACTTAAAAAACATGGTGGAGAAGTTTTCTGCTTTATGAGTGATGATGATGTTAAAGAAATGGCTAAAAAGAATCATTCAACACGTGCTCGATCATCTATGGATAAAGCAGCACAATTAGATAAACCTTTGATTTTTGCTATTGGTAATGCACCAACTGCTTTAATAAGATTGTATGAATTGATTCAAAATAATGAACTTAAACCAGAACTGATCATAGGAGTACCTGTTGGATTTGTTAATGTAGTTCAATCAAAAGAGTTAATTATGCAATGTGATGTTCCATATATTGTTGCTCGTGGACGAAAAGGTGGTAGTAATGTTGCTGCAGCTATTTCTAATGCATTATTGTATATGTTAAGAGATTAA
- a CDS encoding cobyrinate a,c-diamide synthase, with translation MNRLLISGTNSNCGKTTITMALLAAFKHKGLDIASFKCGPDYIDPMFHRKVLDVKTHNLDPYFCTEDMLDDQFIRNSGQDLSIIEGAMGFYDGIGVEGKASAWEVAKAIKSPVILILDAKGMSNSAAAIIKGFKEYKSDSMIQGVIFNGISEGLYPLLSGIAESIGVKAYGFLPRKEEYSVESRNLGLITANEIKDIKEKINGLRDLAEKYIDLEGLLELAKQAPIIESKVDFRDSIRTNSKLISSDKSDLRIAVSKDNAFCFMYEENIEILEDLGCEIIYFSPLKDEKLPKDISGLYLCGGYPELYKEELSKNKKLCNEIKNKMIKGIPTIAECGGFMYLHDSIENIPMVGFIKGNCIKTDKLQRFGYIEIKALNDNLLCSKDESIRVHEFHYYDSENCGESFIAQKASNKLEYLCCHGFNSYYAGFPHIYLPANPDFAISFVKNALKWKG, from the coding sequence ATGAATAGGCTATTAATTTCAGGAACTAATAGTAATTGCGGTAAAACAACAATTACTATGGCTTTATTGGCTGCATTTAAACATAAAGGCTTAGATATTGCTTCTTTTAAATGCGGTCCTGATTATATTGATCCTATGTTTCATCGTAAAGTTTTGGATGTTAAAACACATAATTTAGACCCTTATTTTTGTACTGAAGACATGTTAGATGACCAGTTTATTCGCAATTCTGGTCAAGATTTAAGTATAATTGAAGGAGCTATGGGTTTTTATGATGGAATAGGTGTTGAAGGTAAAGCAAGTGCTTGGGAAGTAGCTAAAGCTATTAAATCTCCAGTTATCTTGATTCTTGATGCTAAAGGTATGAGTAATTCTGCAGCAGCAATTATAAAGGGTTTTAAAGAATACAAATCTGATAGTATGATTCAGGGAGTTATATTCAATGGAATTTCTGAAGGTTTATATCCTCTTTTAAGTGGAATTGCTGAAAGTATCGGTGTTAAAGCTTATGGCTTTTTACCTAGAAAAGAAGAATATTCTGTAGAAAGTAGAAACTTAGGTTTAATCACTGCAAATGAAATTAAAGATATTAAAGAGAAAATAAATGGCTTAAGAGATTTAGCAGAAAAATATATTGACTTGGAGGGTTTATTGGAATTAGCTAAGCAAGCTCCAATTATTGAATCAAAAGTAGACTTTAGAGATTCAATTAGAACTAATTCAAAATTGATAAGTTCTGATAAATCAGATTTACGAATTGCTGTTAGTAAAGACAATGCTTTTTGTTTTATGTATGAAGAAAATATTGAGATATTGGAAGATTTAGGTTGTGAAATTATATACTTTAGTCCATTAAAAGATGAAAAACTTCCTAAAGACATATCTGGATTATATCTATGTGGAGGGTATCCTGAACTATATAAAGAGGAATTATCTAAAAATAAAAAATTATGTAATGAAATAAAAAATAAGATGATTAAAGGAATTCCTACAATTGCTGAGTGTGGCGGCTTTATGTATTTACATGATTCTATTGAGAATATTCCTATGGTTGGTTTTATCAAAGGAAATTGTATAAAAACAGATAAGTTGCAACGCTTTGGTTATATTGAGATTAAAGCATTAAATGATAATTTGTTGTGTAGTAAAGATGAAAGTATTCGAGTTCATGAATTCCATTACTATGATAGTGAAAATTGTGGAGAATCTTTTATTGCACAGAAGGCATCTAATAAATTGGAATATCTTTGTTGTCATGGTTTTAATAGTTACTATGCAGGATTCCCACATATTTATCTTCCTGCAAATCCAGATTTCGCTATATCATTTGTTAAAAATGCACTAAAGTGGAAAGGTTAA
- the cbiE gene encoding precorrin-6y C5,15-methyltransferase (decarboxylating) subunit CbiE has protein sequence MKEINIIGMGMSDKTVTGEALELIHEADILIGAKRLLNDLSYLNKPSYNSYLSNEIAEIIEKTDASKIAILVSGDVGFYSAAEKLVETLKEYKPNLISGISSVSYFFAKCNLPWKDAKLISCHGIDTNIVSSVRRNEYTFALTGKNIPDLGKELIKFGFGDLKVWVGEDLGSEEEFISSCKICDLCSKEYSSLTVLIIENPNFDSRNRIGISDDEFIRGKVPMTKLEVRSVCMSKLSISPNDIAYDIGCGTGSVTIEMGLSAYDGKVFAFDKNEEAISLLEQNCEKFHLDNVKAICGLAPECLQDLPIPNVVFIGGSSGNMDGIVNYLYGINNKLRFVITAVTIENAMAALNSLKSIGINGEIVQVAVSKGRKIGDLHMLMAQNPIFIISGCGFDE, from the coding sequence ATGAAAGAAATCAATATTATTGGTATGGGGATGAGTGATAAAACTGTTACTGGGGAAGCTTTAGAGCTCATTCATGAAGCAGATATTTTAATAGGTGCTAAAAGATTATTAAATGATTTATCTTATTTAAATAAACCTAGTTATAATTCTTATCTATCTAATGAAATAGCTGAAATAATAGAAAAAACAGATGCTAGTAAAATTGCTATTTTAGTTTCAGGTGATGTTGGTTTTTATAGTGCAGCTGAAAAATTAGTAGAAACTCTAAAAGAATATAAACCTAATTTAATTTCTGGAATCTCTTCAGTATCTTACTTCTTTGCAAAGTGTAATCTTCCTTGGAAAGACGCAAAATTAATAAGTTGTCATGGAATTGATACTAATATTGTTTCTTCAGTTCGCCGTAATGAATATACTTTTGCTTTAACTGGTAAAAATATTCCTGATTTAGGAAAAGAATTAATTAAATTTGGATTTGGGGATTTAAAAGTTTGGGTTGGTGAGGATTTAGGTTCTGAGGAAGAATTTATTTCAAGCTGTAAAATTTGTGATTTATGTAGTAAGGAATATAGTTCTTTAACTGTTTTAATTATAGAAAATCCTAATTTTGATTCAAGAAATAGGATAGGTATCTCTGATGATGAATTTATCAGAGGAAAAGTTCCAATGACTAAATTAGAAGTGCGTTCTGTATGTATGTCTAAGTTATCAATATCTCCTAATGATATTGCTTATGATATTGGTTGTGGAACTGGTTCTGTTACAATTGAAATGGGATTATCCGCATATGATGGTAAAGTTTTTGCTTTTGATAAGAATGAAGAGGCTATTAGTCTATTGGAGCAAAATTGTGAAAAATTCCATTTAGATAATGTAAAGGCCATCTGTGGTTTGGCACCAGAATGTCTTCAAGACCTTCCGATTCCTAATGTTGTTTTTATTGGAGGCAGCTCTGGAAATATGGATGGAATCGTTAATTATTTATATGGAATTAATAATAAATTGCGATTTGTTATAACTGCAGTAACTATTGAAAATGCTATGGCTGCTTTAAATTCTCTTAAAAGTATTGGAATAAATGGAGAAATAGTTCAAGTTGCTGTTTCTAAAGGTAGAAAAATCGGTGATTTACATATGTTAATGGCTCAAAATCCAATATTTATCATTAGTGGATGTGGTTTTGATGAATAG
- the cobK gene encoding precorrin-6A reductase, whose amino-acid sequence MHKIVLFGGTTEGRILTEFLSEKKIPSIVCVATNYGEKVLDYDEPVVVQSKRLDKDAMHELFQNEETEIVFDATHPYATEVSKNIKDVCINEDIEYVRVLRESIEIDDAIEFSKMDDLINYLNETEGLIFSSMGAKEAKALTGVDRFQERVYLRMLPSPEGMEHCLKLGYPMKNLCGMQGPFSKEFNIAQFNEISADILVTKESGNIGGFKEKTDAAKECGMEVIVLTRAIEEEGLSVDEAKNTIRSIL is encoded by the coding sequence ATGCATAAAATTGTTTTATTTGGAGGCACTACTGAAGGGCGTATTCTAACTGAATTTTTATCTGAAAAAAAGATTCCATCTATTGTTTGCGTAGCTACTAATTATGGTGAAAAGGTATTAGACTATGATGAACCTGTTGTTGTCCAATCTAAAAGATTAGATAAAGATGCTATGCATGAATTATTTCAAAATGAAGAAACTGAAATAGTTTTTGATGCTACACATCCTTATGCAACAGAAGTAAGCAAAAACATTAAAGATGTCTGTATTAATGAAGATATTGAGTATGTACGCGTCTTAAGAGAATCTATTGAAATTGATGATGCTATAGAATTTTCTAAAATGGATGATTTAATTAACTATTTGAATGAAACAGAAGGATTAATATTTTCATCTATGGGTGCTAAAGAAGCAAAAGCATTAACTGGTGTAGATAGATTCCAAGAAAGAGTCTATTTGCGCATGTTGCCTTCACCAGAAGGGATGGAACATTGTTTAAAATTAGGTTATCCTATGAAAAATCTTTGTGGAATGCAAGGTCCATTTTCTAAAGAATTTAATATTGCCCAATTTAATGAAATCAGTGCTGATATACTTGTAACTAAAGAATCCGGTAATATTGGTGGATTTAAAGAAAAAACAGATGCTGCTAAAGAATGTGGCATGGAAGTCATTGTCTTAACTAGGGCAATTGAAGAGGAAGGTCTCAGTGTAGATGAAGCTAAAAATACTATTCGGAGCATTTTATAA
- the cobJ gene encoding precorrin-3B C(17)-methyltransferase: MKKLSVVGIGPGNESYLSISAKETLKDSDLIVGYSKYVELVKEYFPEKNYLSTSMTKEVDRCRMALEKASEDNIVSVVCSGDAGVYGMAALVYELSVDFPDVDINIVPGISAVLSGSAVLGAPIGHDFAVISLSDLLTPWELIEKRLRLAGEGDFCICLYNPSSHKRKDYLKRACEILLNFKEEDTICGYVRNIGRIGEEYHILSLLELKEIEVDMFTTVFIGNSNTKVINNKMVTPRGYKGI, translated from the coding sequence ATGAAAAAATTATCTGTTGTTGGTATTGGTCCTGGAAATGAGTCATATCTTAGTATTTCTGCTAAAGAAACTCTTAAAGATTCAGATTTGATTGTAGGTTATAGTAAATATGTGGAATTAGTAAAAGAATATTTTCCAGAAAAAAATTATTTATCTACTTCTATGACAAAAGAAGTTGATCGTTGTAGAATGGCACTAGAGAAAGCATCAGAAGATAATATTGTTTCTGTAGTTTGTAGTGGAGATGCTGGAGTCTATGGCATGGCTGCTTTAGTTTATGAATTGTCAGTTGATTTTCCTGATGTTGATATTAATATTGTTCCAGGTATAAGTGCTGTTTTAAGTGGTTCTGCAGTTTTAGGCGCTCCGATAGGACATGATTTTGCTGTTATAAGTTTATCTGATCTTCTCACACCTTGGGAACTAATTGAAAAACGTTTAAGATTGGCAGGTGAGGGAGACTTCTGTATCTGTCTTTATAATCCTTCAAGTCATAAAAGAAAGGATTATCTTAAGAGGGCATGTGAAATATTATTAAATTTTAAAGAGGAAGATACGATTTGTGGATATGTACGAAATATCGGAAGAATAGGTGAAGAATATCACATTCTAAGTCTTTTAGAACTTAAAGAGATTGAAGTAGATATGTTTACCACTGTTTTTATTGGAAATTCAAATACAAAAGTGATTAATAATAAAATGGTAACACCAAGAGGATATAAAGGAATATAG
- a CDS encoding cobalt-precorrin 5A hydrolase, producing MKISIIAFTDNGVKIANKLLNSLSKDDLDDINLTRCKKGALSQWTEEHFSKSDALVFIGAIGIATRAIAPFIKSKTKDPAIVVVDELGHFSIPLLSGHIGGANELAIKISEILFAIPVITTATDINKVFAIDTWAKSQGLRILNPECIKLVSSKLLKGETIHIKTEYPIKGNLPENIKINDLNEYDTNYDVKISHKDFENISVNNKDTLFNKYFENISVNNKDTLFNKDTLYLIPSIITVGIGCKKNIDFKTIEKSILNALKKENCHVLSLNSIASIDKKANEKGILEFSKKYDLPFKTYSAEELNSLKGDFTKSEFVKSVVKVDNVCERSAIIQSNGKLLRRKDKSEGEGVTIALAIKNPILSWEE from the coding sequence ATGAAAATATCAATCATTGCATTTACAGATAATGGTGTTAAGATAGCTAATAAATTATTAAATTCACTTTCTAAAGATGATTTAGATGATATAAATCTAACTCGTTGTAAAAAAGGTGCTTTGTCTCAGTGGACAGAAGAACATTTTTCAAAAAGTGATGCTCTTGTTTTTATAGGAGCTATAGGAATAGCTACTAGAGCAATTGCTCCATTTATTAAATCTAAAACAAAAGATCCTGCAATTGTTGTTGTTGATGAGTTAGGACATTTTTCAATACCTCTTTTATCTGGACACATTGGAGGAGCTAATGAATTAGCAATTAAAATATCTGAAATTTTATTTGCAATTCCTGTTATAACCACTGCTACTGATATCAATAAGGTTTTTGCAATAGATACCTGGGCAAAAAGTCAAGGATTAAGAATTTTAAATCCAGAGTGTATTAAATTAGTTTCATCTAAATTATTAAAAGGAGAAACTATTCATATAAAAACTGAATATCCAATTAAAGGTAATTTACCTGAAAACATTAAAATTAATGATTTAAATGAATATGATACTAATTATGATGTTAAAATAAGTCATAAAGATTTTGAAAATATCTCAGTAAATAATAAGGATACCTTATTTAATAAATATTTTGAAAATATCTCAGTAAATAATAAGGATACCTTATTTAATAAAGATACATTATACTTAATTCCATCTATAATTACAGTTGGTATAGGTTGCAAGAAAAATATAGATTTTAAAACTATTGAAAAATCGATTTTAAATGCTTTAAAGAAAGAAAATTGTCATGTTTTATCTTTAAATAGTATTGCAAGTATTGATAAAAAAGCTAATGAAAAGGGAATTTTAGAATTTTCTAAAAAATATGATTTGCCCTTTAAAACTTATAGTGCAGAAGAACTTAATAGTCTAAAAGGTGATTTCACTAAATCAGAATTTGTAAAGAGTGTTGTAAAAGTTGACAATGTTTGTGAACGTTCTGCTATTATTCAAAGTAATGGAAAATTACTTAGAAGAAAAGATAAATCTGAAGGTGAAGGAGTGACTATTGCTTTAGCTATAAAAAATCCCATTCTTTCTTGGGAGGAATAA
- the cobM gene encoding precorrin-4 C(11)-methyltransferase — protein MIHFVGAGSGAIDLITIRGAKLLKKADVIIYAGSLVNPDLLNYAKESCECYNSAKMTLDEVIEKMIEAENDNKMTVRLHTGDSSIYGAIREQMDRLDEEGISYDVCPGVSSFCGAAASLKAEYTLPDVSQSVIITRMASRTPVPEKENIASFAAHGATMVIFLSTGLLEKLSKELVKGGYSEDTPAAIVYKATWPDEKIIHCTVGTLYESAKENNITKTALIIVGDVLASEYSLSRLYADDFSTEFREAKK, from the coding sequence ATGATTCATTTTGTAGGAGCAGGAAGTGGAGCAATCGATTTAATAACTATAAGAGGTGCTAAACTTTTAAAAAAAGCTGATGTAATAATATATGCAGGTTCTCTGGTTAATCCAGATTTATTGAATTATGCTAAAGAATCTTGTGAGTGTTATAATAGTGCTAAAATGACCTTAGATGAAGTTATTGAAAAGATGATTGAAGCAGAAAATGATAATAAAATGACAGTCCGTTTACATACTGGGGATTCAAGTATTTACGGTGCTATTCGTGAACAAATGGATCGTCTAGACGAAGAAGGAATTTCTTATGATGTTTGTCCTGGTGTATCTAGCTTTTGTGGTGCTGCAGCATCATTAAAAGCAGAATATACTTTACCAGATGTTAGTCAAAGTGTAATTATTACACGTATGGCTAGTAGAACTCCTGTTCCTGAAAAGGAGAATATTGCTTCATTTGCGGCACATGGTGCTACTATGGTTATTTTCTTAAGTACAGGACTACTTGAAAAATTGTCTAAGGAGTTAGTAAAAGGAGGATATAGTGAAGATACTCCTGCTGCTATTGTTTATAAAGCAACTTGGCCAGATGAGAAAATAATACATTGTACTGTTGGAACTTTATATGAAAGTGCTAAGGAGAATAATATTACTAAAACAGCTTTAATAATTGTTGGAGATGTTTTAGCTAGTGAGTATTCATTATCACGTCTTTATGCAGATGATTTTTCAACAGAATTTAGAGAAGCTAAGAAATAG